The following coding sequences are from one Salinicoccus sp. Bachu38 window:
- a CDS encoding efflux RND transporter permease subunit codes for MIKFSIGRPVLTMVTMLLVIILGAVSLINIPLKLIPEINPPIGVVVTSYSQASPEEVNQQVTLPLENQLSTTPGLDSMISTSQEGSNLIFLQFGWATDIDEVENDINQALRAAQLPDGAGEPRFMKFDPSQLPIIQMSLSSDEKDAEFQSLIEDLTVELERIQGIASVDAEGLATESIEINLDGEALDEHQLDMTAIQQALTASHLSLPGTSIDDGTKSITTRIQSQFQSISDLEAFIVTVDPANGEAITLSDIAEIERVSTSGDTISRTNQQPSVLVNVLEEADGNTSNASREFNAVLEETLEQPKYQDIEADVLFDQGDYINRSISDISQALILGAAFAMAVLFLFLRNFKSPIIVGIAIPYSVVFTFVLMYFSDFTLNLLTMGGLALGVGMLVDNSIVVIENINRHLGMNKSPKEAAYDGAKEVAGAITASTLTTVAVFLPVVFIEGIIGQIFTQFSVTIAFSLLASLVVSLTTVPMFASKFMKRPNKNLERGNRKGFFNRVFNGLLKRVLRFRIITIILVGILVGLGVFGIYRTGLIFLPETDEGFFSANIDMTAGTNLETTEQAVGEMESYLSSIEDIDVYLSMAGVSSNGGIMSSADTSEGAIYVTTVPMEERGRSTNEIAREVGPELQNIAESYIEDAEVSMTTSTSTGTDSSVLSFNLMNDSEQDLNADEEALTAALRELDTVAGVSNNLTETVEELAVDLDQEALFENQLTAAEVAEKFSNFTRGVDVFNITEGETEEILTVSLQLADEDVDSIEALGNMTIQTSATGESVNLEDVAEIERQAASATIERIDGLHAYQYELEVAAGSSLSEAAAELEETTGDLNLSEGSEIQFTGDQELIEDSVMDMLMAMVLAVILVYFVMAAQFESFKYPFVIMFTVPLMSIGIMFGLWITDTPLSVPVFIGALVLIGIVVNNGIVLVDFINQLRERGMNPYEAIIEAVNIRIRPILMTAFTTMLGLIPIAFGFGEGAEINQPMGISVIGGLFTSTFLTLLIVPLVYSLLTRETLTMNFKKNRHKFGRG; via the coding sequence ATGATTAAATTTTCGATTGGACGTCCCGTACTCACTATGGTCACAATGCTGCTTGTGATTATTCTAGGCGCTGTTTCCCTGATCAATATACCACTCAAGCTCATACCGGAAATAAACCCTCCGATCGGTGTGGTTGTTACGAGCTATAGCCAGGCGAGTCCTGAAGAGGTGAATCAGCAGGTTACTCTCCCTCTTGAGAATCAGTTGTCGACGACCCCGGGACTTGATTCGATGATTTCGACTTCCCAGGAAGGGTCGAATCTGATCTTTCTGCAATTTGGATGGGCCACCGATATTGATGAGGTTGAAAACGACATTAACCAGGCGCTCCGTGCTGCCCAGTTGCCCGATGGCGCAGGCGAACCCCGTTTCATGAAATTCGACCCAAGCCAACTGCCCATCATTCAGATGTCTTTAAGCAGTGATGAAAAGGATGCGGAATTCCAGTCCCTCATCGAAGATCTGACGGTGGAGCTCGAACGTATCCAGGGGATAGCAAGTGTAGATGCCGAAGGCCTTGCGACTGAAAGTATAGAAATCAATCTGGATGGGGAGGCACTGGATGAACATCAGTTGGATATGACGGCCATCCAGCAGGCGCTGACAGCGAGCCATCTGTCGTTGCCCGGAACGTCGATTGATGACGGGACCAAAAGCATCACTACACGCATACAGTCCCAGTTCCAGTCCATTTCTGATCTGGAAGCGTTCATTGTGACGGTCGACCCTGCGAATGGGGAAGCCATTACACTTTCGGATATTGCTGAAATAGAGAGGGTCAGTACGAGCGGCGATACGATCTCCAGGACGAATCAGCAGCCTTCCGTGCTGGTCAATGTACTTGAAGAGGCAGATGGCAATACATCCAATGCCTCACGGGAATTCAATGCCGTCCTTGAAGAGACGCTCGAACAGCCCAAGTATCAGGATATAGAAGCAGATGTTCTTTTTGACCAGGGTGACTATATCAACCGCTCGATCAGTGACATTTCGCAGGCGCTGATTCTTGGGGCAGCCTTTGCGATGGCAGTCCTCTTCCTCTTCCTGAGGAACTTCAAAAGTCCCATCATCGTCGGCATCGCAATCCCATATTCCGTCGTATTCACCTTTGTACTGATGTATTTCTCCGACTTTACACTAAACCTCCTGACAATGGGGGGGCTCGCTCTCGGTGTGGGAATGCTCGTGGACAACAGTATCGTTGTTATAGAGAACATTAATCGGCATCTGGGGATGAACAAGTCACCGAAGGAGGCTGCTTATGACGGAGCGAAGGAGGTGGCGGGCGCCATCACCGCGTCAACACTTACCACAGTGGCTGTATTTCTGCCAGTCGTATTCATCGAGGGCATCATCGGTCAGATATTTACACAGTTCTCGGTAACCATTGCCTTCAGCCTGCTTGCCTCGCTCGTTGTTTCATTGACCACGGTACCCATGTTCGCAAGCAAATTCATGAAGCGGCCGAACAAAAATCTGGAGAGAGGGAACAGAAAAGGGTTCTTCAACAGGGTGTTCAACGGGCTTCTGAAAAGGGTGCTGCGATTCAGGATCATCACTATCATCCTGGTCGGTATTCTGGTGGGACTTGGCGTATTCGGCATCTATCGTACCGGTTTGATATTTCTGCCTGAAACAGACGAAGGATTCTTTTCTGCAAACATCGATATGACGGCAGGAACCAATCTGGAGACGACGGAACAGGCGGTAGGGGAGATGGAATCATATCTATCCTCCATTGAAGATATTGATGTATATCTGAGCATGGCCGGAGTATCAAGCAATGGCGGTATCATGAGTTCAGCTGATACATCGGAGGGGGCAATCTACGTCACGACAGTTCCAATGGAGGAAAGGGGCCGGTCGACAAATGAAATTGCGAGAGAGGTTGGACCGGAATTGCAGAATATCGCAGAATCGTATATTGAGGATGCGGAGGTTTCCATGACGACTTCCACCTCTACCGGTACCGACTCCTCAGTGTTGTCATTCAATCTGATGAATGACAGTGAGCAGGATCTCAATGCGGATGAAGAAGCACTTACAGCTGCATTGCGAGAACTGGATACTGTAGCGGGGGTTTCCAATAATCTGACTGAGACGGTCGAGGAGCTGGCAGTCGACCTGGACCAGGAAGCACTATTTGAGAATCAGCTGACAGCCGCTGAAGTGGCTGAGAAGTTTTCAAACTTCACGAGAGGGGTAGATGTCTTCAATATTACTGAAGGCGAAACTGAGGAAATCTTGACCGTCTCCCTGCAGCTTGCCGATGAAGATGTAGATAGTATAGAGGCGCTCGGTAATATGACAATACAGACTTCGGCGACAGGAGAGAGCGTCAATCTCGAAGATGTGGCGGAGATTGAACGCCAGGCCGCTTCGGCAACAATCGAGAGGATTGATGGACTGCATGCTTATCAGTATGAATTGGAAGTTGCAGCAGGCAGCAGCCTTTCGGAAGCCGCTGCAGAACTTGAAGAGACGACCGGAGACCTCAACCTCAGTGAAGGCAGTGAAATACAATTTACCGGAGATCAGGAACTGATAGAAGACTCTGTAATGGATATGCTGATGGCGATGGTGCTTGCCGTCATTCTTGTCTATTTCGTCATGGCAGCACAGTTTGAATCATTCAAGTATCCATTCGTCATCATGTTTACAGTTCCCCTCATGTCGATCGGAATCATGTTCGGCCTATGGATCACCGATACGCCGCTTAGTGTGCCGGTCTTCATAGGTGCGCTGGTACTGATCGGCATTGTCGTAAACAACGGCATTGTCCTTGTCGATTTCATCAATCAGTTGAGGGAGCGTGGAATGAATCCATACGAAGCGATCATAGAAGCGGTCAATATACGCATACGTCCGATTTTGATGACAGCTTTCACGACAATGCTCGGTCTGATACCGATCGCCTTTGGATTTGGTGAGGGCGCAGAAATCAATCAGCCGATGGGCATCAGCGTGATTGGCGGACTGTTTACCAGCACATTTCTTACTCTGCTCATCGTCCCACTTGTCTATAGTCTGCTCACACGGGAAACATTGACGATGAATTTCAAAAAGAACCGTCATAAATTTGGCCGTGGGTAG
- a CDS encoding MerR family transcriptional regulator has translation MDRDQMRRNTAIFPMSSAMKLTGLTARQIRYYESLSLISPERTPGNHRIFSMNDLDLLLAIQNYMEKGFTMKRIGEILNEPQKVETPEILKHNEYQRPLLNRGDLSRFFQ, from the coding sequence TTGGATAGAGATCAGATGAGGCGTAACACCGCTATTTTTCCGATGTCATCAGCCATGAAACTGACTGGTCTGACGGCGCGGCAAATCAGATATTATGAATCCCTGTCTCTTATTTCTCCTGAAAGGACTCCCGGAAACCATCGGATCTTTTCCATGAACGACCTGGATCTTCTTCTTGCCATCCAAAACTACATGGAAAAAGGGTTTACCATGAAAAGGATAGGGGAAATCCTAAATGAACCTCAGAAAGTCGAGACACCCGAGATCCTTAAGCATAACGAATACCAGAGACCACTATTGAATCGTGGAGATTTATCAAGGTTTTTCCAATAA
- the glnA gene encoding type I glutamate--ammonia ligase: MSEFTREDIVRIAEEENVRYLRLQFSDILGTIKNVEVPISQLNKALDGEMMFDGSSIEGFVRIEESDMYLVPDLETWAIFPWTAGKGKVARLICDIYNVDGEPFDGDPRSNLKRILKEMEDMGYSAFNLGPEPEFFLFKLDEKGQPTTELNDQGGYFDLAPTDLGENCRRDIVLELEDMGFEIEASHHEVAPGQHEIDFKYADAIAACDNIQTFKLVVKTVARKHNLHATFMPKPLFGLNGNGMHFNVSLFKGEKNAFYDENDEIGLSQDMRYFMAGILKHARGFTAVCNPLVNSYKRLVPGYEAPSYIAWSGKNRSPLMRIPSSRGMSTRAEVRSVDPSANPYLALAVILKAGLEGIKNKTNLPEPVNENIYEMSREEREAVGVEDLPSTLYTALKALREDRVITDALGSHIYKQFHGNKSVEWDMYRSQVSDWELKQYLNQY, encoded by the coding sequence ATGAGCGAATTTACAAGAGAAGATATCGTCCGTATTGCAGAGGAAGAGAATGTCAGATACTTACGCCTACAGTTCTCTGATATTTTAGGAACAATTAAGAATGTCGAAGTGCCGATCAGCCAATTGAATAAAGCATTGGATGGAGAAATGATGTTTGACGGTTCTTCAATTGAAGGTTTCGTCCGCATCGAAGAATCCGACATGTATCTGGTTCCAGACCTTGAAACATGGGCGATTTTCCCTTGGACCGCAGGCAAAGGGAAAGTAGCGAGACTGATCTGCGATATATACAACGTTGATGGAGAGCCGTTCGATGGAGATCCAAGATCGAATTTGAAACGTATACTTAAAGAAATGGAAGACATGGGGTACTCTGCATTCAATCTCGGGCCTGAACCGGAATTCTTCCTTTTCAAACTTGACGAAAAGGGACAGCCGACAACTGAACTGAATGACCAGGGTGGATACTTTGACCTTGCACCGACAGATCTTGGTGAAAACTGCCGTAGGGACATCGTGCTTGAGCTTGAGGACATGGGCTTTGAAATAGAAGCTTCCCACCACGAAGTGGCACCTGGCCAGCATGAAATCGACTTCAAGTATGCTGATGCCATCGCAGCTTGTGATAATATTCAAACATTCAAACTTGTTGTTAAAACAGTTGCACGCAAGCACAACCTGCATGCTACATTCATGCCGAAGCCTCTGTTCGGCTTGAACGGAAATGGAATGCACTTCAACGTTTCCCTGTTCAAGGGTGAAAAGAATGCATTTTATGATGAAAATGATGAAATTGGTTTGAGCCAGGATATGAGATACTTTATGGCTGGAATACTCAAGCATGCACGTGGATTTACTGCAGTATGTAATCCGCTTGTCAATTCCTACAAGCGTCTCGTACCAGGATATGAAGCACCAAGCTATATTGCATGGAGTGGCAAGAACCGTTCACCATTGATGCGGATACCTTCCTCCCGCGGGATGTCCACACGTGCAGAAGTGAGATCGGTCGACCCATCCGCCAATCCATACCTTGCATTGGCTGTCATTCTTAAAGCTGGTCTTGAGGGCATCAAGAACAAGACGAACCTTCCAGAGCCGGTAAATGAGAACATTTATGAAATGTCCCGTGAAGAAAGGGAAGCAGTCGGTGTAGAAGACCTGCCTTCTACTCTTTACACAGCACTTAAAGCATTGAGGGAAGACAGAGTCATCACGGATGCTCTGGGCAGCCACATCTATAAGCAGTTCCATGGCAACAAGAGCGTCGAATGGGACATGTACCGTTCACAAGTTTCCGACTGGGAGCTCAAACAGTATCTGAATCAGTATTAA
- a CDS encoding DUF58 domain-containing protein: MNYKVEYRPSSTMTFFIGAVAILFILDVFYGMQLNQWLTLSLGLFMSFFLLNLVYEKKVPDQITASIVDKEMRLFKNQERMLRIRLHNGGWLPVLNGSITLVASDDIEFFKDTSLKIRHQTETSVPFTVMPKSDVTIEVPFRARKRGIVKVMDTRMKVPKIFGFGSLLLTQKGRFLHEILVYPGQLDIPPFDMRNKTLQGLFIQKQALYNDPMLTIGTRRYQQTDSMKDIHWKASAKTGELQTRIYEKTTHVSWLIAINLRSEKTYAPPANIEESIEKIAYLTRMANEASIPYSLFTNLSTFDSRTFLNLEEGAGRLHYRKTLETLARIDTLSYTLSFDRLLKHIHIHEALPSHLLFTGRTDPAIEDMLKSFRAKGVEVFQMDGDAVLPYSFPVRSDDDEPN, from the coding sequence ATGAATTATAAGGTCGAATATCGCCCTTCTAGTACAATGACATTCTTTATCGGTGCTGTCGCCATCCTTTTCATATTGGACGTTTTCTATGGTATGCAGTTGAACCAGTGGCTGACTTTGTCCCTCGGCCTCTTCATGTCTTTCTTCCTTCTCAACCTCGTCTATGAAAAAAAAGTGCCTGACCAGATTACAGCCTCCATTGTGGACAAAGAGATGCGTTTGTTCAAGAATCAGGAAAGGATGCTTCGGATCAGACTCCATAATGGGGGGTGGCTCCCTGTTCTGAACGGTTCGATAACACTGGTTGCAAGTGATGATATTGAATTTTTTAAAGATACTTCATTAAAAATAAGACACCAGACCGAAACGAGCGTCCCTTTTACTGTCATGCCCAAAAGTGATGTGACCATCGAGGTTCCCTTCAGAGCGAGGAAACGTGGGATAGTCAAAGTAATGGATACAAGAATGAAAGTGCCGAAAATATTTGGCTTTGGTTCGCTTCTACTTACTCAAAAAGGCAGATTTCTCCATGAAATCCTCGTCTATCCCGGACAGCTCGACATACCACCTTTCGATATGAGAAATAAAACCCTGCAGGGGCTTTTCATACAGAAACAGGCACTCTATAATGACCCAATGCTCACCATCGGAACGAGACGTTATCAGCAGACGGACAGCATGAAGGACATACATTGGAAAGCGAGTGCCAAGACCGGAGAACTCCAAACACGCATCTATGAAAAGACAACCCATGTCTCCTGGCTGATTGCCATCAATCTTCGATCGGAAAAGACTTATGCTCCTCCGGCCAATATAGAAGAGAGCATTGAAAAGATCGCCTACCTTACCCGCATGGCGAATGAAGCTTCCATTCCCTACAGCCTGTTTACGAATCTGTCCACCTTCGATTCCCGTACATTTCTCAACTTGGAAGAAGGAGCGGGAAGACTGCATTACAGAAAAACATTGGAGACACTCGCGCGGATCGATACATTATCCTATACATTGAGTTTCGATCGCCTTTTGAAACATATCCACATTCACGAGGCACTGCCCTCCCATCTGCTCTTTACAGGCAGAACAGACCCGGCGATTGAAGATATGCTCAAGTCCTTCCGGGCCAAAGGCGTCGAAGTATTCCAGATGGATGGAGATGCTGTGCTACCATATTCTTTTCCAGTGAGGAGCGATGACGATGAGCCGAACTAG